A single genomic interval of Halomonas sp. GT harbors:
- a CDS encoding glycosyltransferase family 2 protein — protein sequence MHKVFAVILTYNRKELLKRCLDAVYAQCRSCDRVIVIDNASSDGTQKMLSESHYSGLMVHVLKDNIGASGGFNAGMRLAYQEGADFIWTMDDDVIPEPDALHFLLLADEALKDKGKKPAFLLSQAFTENGLVTNTPIISPLKNVIGYRNWPELLELGVVAVHRATFVSILLPRTTLAQHGLPITAMFIWGEDSEFTLRVTQDNPGYAVGMSKVQHLRQENGPISILTERNPARLKLYRHFIRNKIYIARKYRHFPHYRYLMISEVYRVSRLFFILVFRGEVRKANIVLHGMLESLWFYPEPEAADTPIEKMKTSTWLLDQLCPEQADLKKKPG from the coding sequence ATGCATAAAGTATTCGCGGTAATCCTTACTTATAATCGAAAGGAACTACTGAAGCGATGTCTCGATGCAGTATATGCCCAGTGCCGCTCTTGCGACCGTGTCATCGTCATTGATAATGCAAGTAGTGATGGTACTCAGAAGATGCTGTCCGAAAGCCATTATTCGGGTCTCATGGTACATGTGCTGAAGGATAATATTGGCGCCTCTGGAGGGTTTAATGCAGGTATGCGTCTCGCCTATCAAGAGGGCGCTGATTTTATTTGGACAATGGACGATGATGTCATACCTGAGCCGGATGCACTTCACTTCTTGTTATTGGCCGATGAGGCACTTAAGGATAAAGGAAAAAAACCAGCTTTTCTTCTCTCCCAAGCTTTCACTGAAAATGGGCTAGTTACTAATACTCCCATTATAAGTCCTTTGAAAAATGTCATCGGTTATCGAAACTGGCCCGAGTTGCTTGAACTGGGTGTAGTGGCAGTACATCGCGCTACTTTCGTATCAATACTGCTGCCGCGCACTACCTTGGCGCAACATGGCTTGCCAATTACCGCGATGTTTATCTGGGGAGAAGATAGTGAATTTACCTTAAGGGTCACTCAAGATAACCCTGGTTACGCTGTTGGTATGAGTAAAGTACAACATTTACGCCAAGAAAATGGCCCTATCAGCATTCTTACTGAAAGAAATCCGGCGCGCTTGAAGTTATACCGACACTTTATTAGAAATAAAATTTATATCGCTCGTAAATATCGTCATTTCCCACATTATCGCTACCTTATGATTTCAGAGGTTTATAGAGTTTCTCGACTATTTTTTATACTTGTATTTAGAGGTGAAGTTCGTAAAGCCAATATAGTCCTGCACGGAATGTTGGAAAGTTTATGGTTTTATCCTGAGCCTGAAGCTGCAGATACACCTATTGAAAAAATGAAAACTTCCACGTGGCTGTTAGATCAGCTATGTCCAGAGCAAGCAGACCTTAAGAAAAAGCCGGGATAA
- the recA gene encoding recombinase RecA — protein sequence MAQDDNRTKALNAALSQIDRQFGKGTVMRLGDAPRVIMPSVSTGSLGLDIALGIGGLPFGRVCEIYGPESSGKTTLTLSVIAQAQKQGKVCAFVDAEHALDPSYAEKLGVNLDDLLVSQPDTGEQALEITDMLVRSGGVDVIVIDSVAALTPRAEIEGEMGDSHVGLQARLMSQALRKITGNIKNANCLVVFINQIRMKIGVMFGSPETTTGGNALKFYASVRLDIRRTGSVKSGDEVTGNETRVKVVKNKVAPPFRQAEFQILYGKGIYHAGEVIDLGVQCSLVDKAGAWYSYKGKKIGQGKANAAQYLEEHPETMEEIEAQIRAQLLAPPDAKKEEAPEADVAAESDDDLL from the coding sequence ATGGCTCAGGATGACAACCGCACCAAAGCGCTAAATGCTGCACTTAGCCAGATTGATCGCCAGTTTGGTAAAGGGACTGTTATGCGCCTTGGCGATGCTCCGCGCGTGATAATGCCGTCTGTCTCCACTGGTTCATTGGGGCTTGATATTGCGCTTGGTATCGGCGGGCTGCCGTTTGGACGCGTATGCGAAATTTATGGCCCAGAATCATCAGGTAAAACGACCCTGACCCTGTCAGTCATTGCGCAGGCGCAAAAACAGGGCAAGGTATGCGCGTTCGTCGATGCAGAGCACGCTTTGGACCCAAGCTATGCAGAAAAGCTAGGTGTTAATCTAGACGACTTGCTGGTTTCTCAGCCGGATACCGGCGAGCAAGCGCTGGAAATTACCGACATGTTGGTACGCTCCGGCGGTGTAGATGTGATCGTGATCGACTCCGTGGCTGCATTAACGCCGCGTGCTGAAATCGAAGGCGAAATGGGCGATTCCCACGTTGGTCTTCAAGCACGTTTAATGTCTCAGGCACTGCGTAAAATTACCGGTAATATCAAAAACGCCAATTGTTTAGTGGTGTTTATCAACCAGATTCGCATGAAGATTGGCGTGATGTTCGGTTCGCCCGAAACCACGACCGGCGGTAACGCGCTTAAATTTTACGCCAGCGTGCGTCTGGATATTCGACGTACAGGCTCCGTAAAATCGGGTGATGAAGTTACTGGTAACGAAACCCGTGTGAAGGTGGTTAAAAATAAGGTGGCGCCGCCATTCCGCCAGGCGGAGTTCCAAATTCTCTACGGCAAGGGTATCTACCATGCGGGGGAGGTTATTGATCTGGGCGTGCAGTGCAGCTTGGTAGACAAGGCGGGTGCATGGTACAGCTACAAAGGCAAAAAGATTGGTCAGGGTAAAGCTAATGCTGCGCAGTATTTAGAAGAGCATCCTGAGACCATGGAAGAGATTGAAGCGCAAATCCGAGCGCAGCTGCTGGCGCCACCGGATGCAAAAAAAGAAGAAGCCCCAGAGGCAGATGTTGCCGCTGAGAGCGATGATGATTTGCTGTAA
- the kdsA gene encoding 3-deoxy-8-phosphooctulonate synthase: MSSTSQSSFPERHINVAGLTAGNSLPLMLLGGMNVLESATLADEVAQAYVNVTQKLGMPYVFKASFDKANRSSIHSYRGPGLEKGLQILADIKARYGVPIITDVHEPWQAEPAAEVADIIQLPAFLARQTDLVVAMANTGAAINIKKPQFLAPHEMRHILTKFQEAGNDRLMLCERGTSFGYNNLVVDMLGVGDMKQTGYPVFFDVTHALQRPGGRADSADGRRAQVAELARAGVAVGLAGIFLEAHPDPDNAKCDGPCALPLDQLEPFLTQLSQLDALVKGFTPLTIR, encoded by the coding sequence ATGTCTTCGACTTCTCAATCATCCTTTCCAGAGCGTCATATTAACGTTGCCGGCCTAACCGCCGGCAATTCTTTGCCGCTAATGTTATTGGGCGGCATGAATGTGCTGGAGTCAGCGACGCTTGCTGATGAAGTGGCGCAGGCTTACGTTAATGTGACGCAAAAGCTCGGAATGCCTTATGTATTTAAGGCAAGCTTTGATAAAGCAAACCGTAGTTCTATCCACTCCTATCGTGGGCCTGGGTTAGAAAAAGGTTTGCAGATTCTAGCGGATATTAAAGCGCGCTATGGCGTGCCCATCATTACCGACGTTCATGAGCCCTGGCAGGCAGAGCCTGCGGCTGAAGTCGCAGACATTATTCAGCTGCCAGCGTTTCTTGCCCGCCAGACCGATCTAGTGGTGGCGATGGCCAACACCGGCGCGGCGATTAATATCAAAAAACCGCAGTTTCTAGCACCTCACGAAATGCGCCATATTCTTACCAAGTTCCAAGAGGCCGGTAACGACCGTCTGATGCTATGCGAGCGTGGTACCAGCTTCGGCTATAACAACCTTGTGGTGGATATGCTGGGCGTTGGCGATATGAAGCAGACCGGTTATCCGGTGTTTTTTGATGTCACTCATGCCTTGCAGCGCCCAGGTGGCCGTGCGGACAGTGCCGATGGTCGTCGCGCCCAAGTGGCAGAGTTGGCCCGTGCGGGTGTGGCCGTAGGTTTGGCGGGGATTTTCCTAGAAGCTCACCCTGACCCAGATAACGCTAAGTGCGATGGACCCTGCGCACTGCCATTAGATCAATTAGAGCCATTTTTGACTCAGCTTTCGCAGTTAGATGCCTTGGTGAAGGGATTTACACCTTTGACCATCCGTTAA
- the mutS gene encoding DNA mismatch repair protein MutS produces MSQASPAHTPMMAQYLKIKRDHPEVLLFYRMGDFYELFFDDAKRAAKLLDITLTQRGQSGGKPIPMAGVPYHSAEGYLARLVSAGESVAICEQVGDPATSKGPVDRQVVRIVTPGTLHDEALLDARRDNVLVAVAPGKESWGLAWLELSSGRFNILEVESEAEMQAELTRLSPAELLVPESLTLPDAWSQKRSLRRQGEWLFDLDSATRSLCDQFEVQDLRGFGCAHLTTALIAAGVLIDYARDTQRSRLPHVTAISVENRDEAVVIDAASRRNLEIDINLGGNSDNTLASVLDTCTTAMGSRLLKRWLNRPLRQRDIVEDRHAGVALLSIEAAYLPLRDTLSDVGDVERILARVALYSARPRDLARLRDALVTLPTLEQLLSEIDSGSAIDGLKPHIRPYPEIADTLTRALVENPPVVIRDGGVIANGFDAELDEHRGMAENAGDYLVQLELRERERTGLANLKVGYNRVHGYFIELPRSQAQQAPADYIRRQTLKNAERFIIPELKEFEDKALSAKSRALTREKWLYERLMGELNAALHALQNTSRALAELDVLCAFAERAEALNWIRPQLSDHTGLRITAGRHPVVEHVSDTPFVPNDVTLTPDQHMLIITGPNMGGKSTYMRQTALIALLAHSGSFVPADSAEIGPIDRIFTRIGSSDDLAGGRSTFMVEMTETANILHNASEHSLVLMDEIGRGTSTFDGLSLAWASAEYLAKAKALTLFATHYFEMTALPEQAEGVANIHLTATEHGDSIVFMHRIESGPASQSYGLQVAQLAGVPSHVIRRAREKLMALEQRDVDELQRPIGISTAPQQNDLFASAPHPVVEALGKADVDDLTPREALALLYQWRELL; encoded by the coding sequence ATGTCACAGGCCAGCCCCGCTCACACGCCAATGATGGCGCAATATCTTAAGATCAAACGCGATCACCCTGAGGTACTTCTTTTTTACCGGATGGGAGATTTTTACGAGCTGTTTTTCGATGATGCCAAGCGCGCTGCAAAGCTGTTGGATATCACCCTCACCCAGCGCGGCCAGTCAGGCGGCAAGCCTATTCCTATGGCAGGCGTGCCCTACCATAGCGCTGAAGGCTATTTAGCCCGTTTGGTGTCAGCCGGTGAATCCGTCGCTATCTGCGAACAAGTTGGCGATCCCGCCACCAGCAAAGGGCCCGTTGACCGGCAAGTGGTTCGCATCGTCACCCCTGGAACGCTTCACGATGAAGCTCTGCTGGATGCCCGCCGCGATAATGTGCTGGTCGCCGTTGCGCCCGGCAAAGAGAGCTGGGGCCTTGCGTGGTTGGAACTTTCCAGTGGTCGCTTCAATATCTTGGAAGTAGAAAGTGAAGCCGAGATGCAGGCAGAGCTCACCCGCCTGTCGCCTGCCGAATTGTTAGTACCCGAAAGTTTGACCCTGCCCGACGCATGGTCCCAAAAGCGCAGCCTACGACGCCAAGGCGAATGGCTGTTCGACTTGGACAGCGCCACACGCAGCTTGTGCGATCAGTTTGAAGTCCAGGATTTACGTGGCTTTGGTTGTGCGCATCTAACTACCGCGCTCATCGCGGCAGGTGTGCTTATCGATTACGCCCGAGACACCCAACGTTCACGACTGCCCCACGTAACGGCCATTAGCGTCGAAAACCGTGATGAAGCCGTAGTGATTGACGCGGCCAGTCGGCGCAATTTAGAAATTGATATTAATCTCGGTGGCAACAGCGATAACACGCTGGCCAGTGTGCTAGACACCTGTACCACCGCGATGGGGTCGCGATTATTAAAGCGTTGGCTTAACCGCCCGCTGCGCCAGCGTGACATCGTAGAAGACCGGCACGCAGGCGTGGCGCTGCTCTCTATTGAAGCGGCCTACCTGCCATTACGGGATACATTAAGTGATGTAGGCGACGTAGAGCGCATCCTGGCACGCGTCGCGCTGTATAGCGCCCGACCACGAGACCTGGCGCGCCTACGAGACGCCCTGGTAACGCTACCCACGCTTGAGCAACTGCTGAGCGAAATTGATAGTGGTAGCGCCATAGACGGCCTCAAACCTCACATTCGCCCCTATCCAGAAATAGCGGATACGCTAACTCGCGCGTTAGTTGAGAATCCGCCCGTGGTGATTCGCGATGGCGGCGTGATTGCAAACGGCTTTGACGCCGAACTAGATGAACACCGTGGCATGGCTGAAAATGCCGGTGACTATTTAGTGCAGCTGGAATTGCGTGAGCGCGAGCGCACTGGCCTAGCCAATTTAAAAGTCGGCTATAACCGAGTTCATGGCTACTTTATTGAACTCCCTCGTTCTCAAGCCCAGCAGGCACCCGCCGACTACATCCGTCGTCAAACGCTAAAAAATGCTGAACGCTTTATTATTCCAGAACTTAAAGAGTTCGAAGACAAAGCACTCTCGGCCAAGTCCAGAGCGCTCACACGTGAAAAGTGGCTTTACGAGCGCCTAATGGGAGAGCTCAACGCGGCGCTTCATGCGTTGCAAAACACATCGAGGGCATTGGCTGAACTTGACGTACTCTGCGCCTTTGCCGAGCGTGCGGAAGCACTCAATTGGATAAGGCCCCAGCTAAGTGATCACACAGGCCTCAGGATTACCGCTGGACGGCATCCTGTCGTCGAACACGTCAGCGATACACCGTTTGTACCCAACGATGTCACGCTAACACCTGATCAGCATATGCTGATTATCACCGGCCCCAACATGGGTGGTAAATCGACCTACATGCGCCAGACCGCGCTCATCGCGCTACTGGCTCATAGTGGCAGCTTCGTACCTGCCGATAGCGCTGAAATAGGCCCTATAGATCGTATTTTCACTCGTATTGGTTCGTCAGATGACCTAGCAGGTGGTCGCTCTACCTTCATGGTCGAAATGACTGAAACCGCTAATATTTTGCACAATGCTAGCGAACATAGCTTGGTATTAATGGACGAGATTGGTCGTGGCACCAGCACTTTCGATGGCCTTTCGCTGGCCTGGGCAAGTGCTGAATACCTAGCCAAAGCGAAGGCGCTCACTCTGTTTGCCACGCACTATTTTGAAATGACCGCGCTGCCCGAGCAGGCTGAGGGTGTGGCAAACATTCACCTGACCGCCACCGAGCACGGCGATAGCATCGTGTTCATGCACCGCATTGAATCTGGCCCTGCGAGCCAGAGCTATGGCTTACAGGTAGCCCAGTTGGCAGGTGTTCCTAGCCATGTGATACGCAGAGCCCGTGAAAAACTGATGGCTCTGGAGCAGCGCGACGTGGATGAGCTGCAGCGCCCGATTGGAATTTCCACAGCACCGCAACAAAACGACTTGTTTGCCAGCGCGCCGCACCCCGTCGTGGAAGCACTGGGAAAAGCCGATGTGGACGATTTAACACCTCGCGAAGCGCTAGCGCTGCTCTATCAGTGGCGAGAGCTACTGTAA
- the fdxA gene encoding ferredoxin FdxA, producing MTFVVTENCIQCKYTDCVEVCPVDCFYEGPNFLVIHPDECIDCALCEPECPAEAIFSEDELPDGQEQFIEINAELADVWPNIAEKKDPLPDAEEWDGKTGKLEKLER from the coding sequence ATGACGTTTGTCGTTACCGAGAACTGCATCCAGTGCAAATACACCGACTGTGTGGAAGTCTGCCCGGTCGACTGCTTCTACGAAGGCCCCAACTTCCTGGTCATTCACCCAGACGAGTGTATTGACTGCGCCCTGTGTGAACCGGAGTGCCCCGCAGAAGCTATCTTCTCAGAAGATGAGTTGCCGGATGGCCAAGAACAGTTTATAGAAATTAATGCTGAATTAGCCGATGTATGGCCGAATATTGCTGAGAAAAAAGACCCGCTGCCCGATGCAGAAGAGTGGGATGGCAAAACAGGAAAACTGGAAAAGCTCGAACGCTAA
- a CDS encoding FAD-dependent oxidoreductase, translating to MANRLNNDFQFVDVGRQDPQKKAAHTRSKEFAEIYEPFKPTDAASQAHRCLHCGNPYCEWKCPVHNYIPNWLQLVVEGNIIEAAELSHKTNSLPEVCGRVCPQDRLCEGDCTLNDGFGAVTIGSVEKYITDTAFAMGWRPDMSKVEWTDKKVAIVGAGPAGLGCADILARNGVKPVVFDKYPEIGGLLTFGIPEFKLEKNVMERRRAVFEEMGVEFRLNTEIGTDIEFDTLLQEYDAVFLGMGTYKYMEGGFPGEDLPGVYKALDFLIANVNRRLGFEKDPNDFISMEGKRVVVLGGGDTAMDCNRTSIRQRADSVICAYRRDEENMPGSRREVTNAREEGVEFLFNRQPVAVVGEEQVEGVKVVRTRLGEPDENGRRRPEVVPGSEEIIAADAVVVAFGFQASPAPWFDSANIQVDERDRVKAPEHGQYAYQTSNEKIFAGGDMVRGSDLVVTAIYEGRQAAEGILDYLGV from the coding sequence ATGGCTAACCGTTTAAATAACGATTTCCAGTTTGTTGATGTGGGTCGTCAAGACCCACAAAAAAAAGCCGCACACACACGGTCAAAAGAGTTCGCTGAAATTTACGAGCCCTTTAAGCCCACCGATGCGGCGAGTCAGGCGCACCGTTGCCTGCACTGCGGTAATCCGTACTGCGAGTGGAAGTGCCCGGTACATAACTACATTCCCAACTGGCTTCAGCTGGTGGTGGAAGGCAATATTATTGAAGCAGCCGAGCTTTCACACAAAACCAATTCGCTGCCAGAAGTGTGTGGCCGCGTATGCCCGCAAGATCGTTTGTGTGAAGGCGACTGTACGCTGAATGACGGCTTTGGTGCGGTTACCATTGGGTCGGTAGAGAAGTACATTACCGACACCGCGTTTGCGATGGGCTGGCGTCCAGATATGTCTAAGGTGGAGTGGACCGATAAGAAGGTCGCCATCGTAGGTGCGGGGCCTGCGGGTCTTGGTTGCGCTGATATTCTGGCACGTAATGGCGTCAAGCCCGTGGTATTTGATAAGTACCCCGAGATTGGCGGTCTACTTACCTTCGGTATTCCAGAGTTCAAGCTGGAAAAGAACGTGATGGAGCGTCGCCGCGCTGTTTTTGAAGAGATGGGCGTCGAGTTTCGTCTGAATACCGAAATTGGTACCGACATCGAATTCGATACGCTGCTGCAGGAGTACGATGCGGTTTTCCTAGGCATGGGCACCTATAAGTACATGGAAGGTGGCTTCCCCGGCGAAGATTTGCCTGGCGTGTATAAAGCGCTCGATTTCTTAATCGCCAACGTTAATCGTCGCTTAGGCTTTGAAAAAGATCCTAACGACTTTATCTCGATGGAAGGTAAGCGTGTGGTGGTGCTTGGCGGTGGTGATACGGCGATGGATTGTAATCGCACCTCAATTCGCCAGCGCGCCGACAGCGTTATCTGCGCTTATCGCCGTGATGAAGAAAATATGCCCGGTTCCCGCCGTGAAGTCACTAATGCGCGTGAAGAGGGCGTTGAGTTTTTGTTCAACCGCCAGCCGGTTGCGGTGGTGGGGGAAGAGCAGGTCGAAGGGGTTAAGGTCGTGCGTACCCGTTTGGGTGAGCCTGATGAAAATGGCCGTCGCCGTCCTGAAGTCGTGCCCGGGTCTGAAGAAATTATTGCCGCCGACGCAGTCGTAGTAGCATTTGGTTTTCAGGCAAGTCCTGCGCCTTGGTTCGATAGCGCCAACATTCAGGTCGATGAGCGTGATCGCGTAAAAGCACCGGAGCACGGCCAGTACGCCTACCAAACCAGCAATGAGAAAATTTTTGCCGGTGGCGATATGGTGCGTGGCTCTGACCTGGTGGTCACCGCGATTTATGAAGGCCGCCAAGCTGCTGAGGGGATTTTGGATTACCTAGGCGTTTAG
- a CDS encoding CTP synthase, with protein sequence MTRYIFVTGGVVSSLGKGIASASLAAILEARGLKVTMLKLDPYINVDPGTMSPFQHGEVFVTEDGAETDLDLGHYERFIRTKMTQGNNFTTGRVYENVLRKERRGDYLGGTVQVIPHITDEIKRRVYAGGEGFDVALVEIGGTVGDIESLPFLESIRQIRSELGASRAIYMHLTLVPYIKTAGETKTKPTQHSVKELRSIGIQPDILICRSEVELEESERRKIALFTNVEERAVVPLQDADTIYRIPLMLHEHGLDDIVCDKLRLEAEPADLSEWVKVLDSKLNPLKSVSIAMVGKYMELLDAYKSLNEALIHAGIQGRIKVNVDYIDSEDIEHHGTERLAGKDAILVPGGFGERGVEGKILTAQFARENNIPYLGICLGMQVAVIEFARNVAGWKDANSTEFTHDTKHPVVGLITEWINAEGKIELRDAASDLGGTMRLGGQVCHLKSGSKAREAYGADEIVERHRHRFEVNNQFIDELEQAGLVISGKSVDQSLVEVVELADHPWYVACQFHPEFTSTPRDGHPLFSGFVNAALEHKTARTRTHTATQE encoded by the coding sequence ATGACACGATATATCTTCGTGACCGGCGGCGTTGTGTCCTCTCTAGGCAAGGGCATCGCGTCGGCCTCGCTGGCGGCGATTCTAGAGGCCCGCGGCCTTAAGGTCACCATGCTCAAGCTCGACCCCTACATCAACGTGGACCCGGGCACCATGAGTCCTTTCCAGCACGGCGAGGTGTTCGTCACCGAAGATGGCGCCGAGACGGACTTGGACTTAGGGCACTATGAGCGTTTTATTCGCACCAAAATGACCCAAGGGAACAATTTCACGACGGGGCGCGTGTACGAGAATGTACTGCGCAAAGAACGCCGTGGTGATTACCTGGGCGGTACCGTTCAGGTAATCCCTCATATTACCGATGAAATCAAACGGCGGGTCTATGCGGGCGGTGAAGGGTTTGATGTGGCACTGGTGGAAATTGGTGGCACGGTTGGCGATATCGAATCGCTGCCGTTCTTAGAATCTATTCGCCAGATTCGTAGTGAGCTTGGCGCTAGTCGGGCGATTTACATGCACCTCACGCTGGTGCCGTATATCAAGACGGCAGGCGAGACTAAGACCAAGCCGACTCAGCACAGCGTCAAAGAGCTACGCTCGATTGGTATCCAGCCGGATATTTTGATTTGCCGTAGCGAAGTAGAGCTTGAAGAGAGCGAACGCCGCAAAATCGCCCTGTTCACTAACGTGGAAGAGCGTGCCGTCGTACCGTTACAGGATGCCGATACCATTTATCGGATTCCGTTGATGCTTCATGAGCACGGCTTGGATGACATTGTTTGCGATAAGCTGCGTCTGGAAGCCGAGCCTGCCGATCTTTCGGAATGGGTCAAGGTGCTGGATTCCAAGTTGAATCCGCTGAAGTCGGTGAGCATTGCCATGGTCGGTAAATACATGGAGCTGCTGGATGCCTATAAGTCGCTCAACGAAGCGCTTATTCACGCAGGCATTCAAGGTCGTATTAAGGTCAATGTCGACTATATCGACTCCGAGGATATCGAACATCACGGCACCGAGCGGTTAGCTGGCAAAGATGCCATCTTAGTACCTGGTGGCTTTGGCGAGCGTGGTGTAGAAGGCAAAATTCTTACCGCGCAGTTTGCACGTGAGAACAATATTCCCTATCTGGGTATTTGTTTGGGCATGCAGGTAGCGGTCATCGAGTTTGCCCGCAACGTGGCTGGCTGGAAAGACGCTAACTCTACCGAGTTTACCCACGACACCAAGCACCCCGTGGTGGGCTTGATTACCGAGTGGATTAACGCTGAAGGTAAGATTGAACTGCGTGACGCCGCATCTGACTTAGGCGGAACGATGCGTCTAGGCGGTCAGGTCTGTCATTTGAAATCCGGCAGTAAAGCGCGCGAAGCCTACGGTGCTGATGAGATTGTCGAGCGCCACCGCCACCGCTTTGAAGTCAATAACCAGTTTATTGATGAGTTAGAGCAAGCGGGTCTGGTCATTTCTGGCAAGAGCGTCGATCAATCTTTGGTAGAGGTAGTCGAGCTAGCTGACCACCCATGGTACGTGGCGTGCCAATTCCATCCGGAATTTACATCGACACCACGCGACGGACATCCGTTATTCTCTGGGTTTGTTAATGCTGCCTTAGAGCACAAAACGGCACGTACGCGCACTCATACAGCGACTCAGGAATAA
- the eno gene encoding phosphopyruvate hydratase yields MTKIVEISALEVLDSRGNPTVQAMVRLESGAVGEACAPSGASTGSREALELRDGDKTRYLGKGVLKAVEAVNGKISGALLGMDARDQRGLDDAMLALDGTENKANLGANAILAVSLAAAKAAANAKGVPLYAHIAELYGQPGQYSMPVPMMNILNGGEHADNNVDIQEFMVQPVGAANFREGLRMGAEIFHALKKVLSAKGLSTSVGDEGGFAPNLASNADALAIIKQAVADAGYALGKDVTLALDCASSEFYKDGQYNLSGEGKSYDAEGFADYLAGLCADYPIVSIEDGMDESDWAGWKALTDKLGDKVQLVGDDLFVTNTKILKRGIDEQIGNSILIKFNQIGSLSETLDAIKMAQDAGFTAVISHRSGETEDTTIADLAVGTCAGQIKTGSLCRSDRVAKYNRLLVIEAELGDVTYPGLKAIKGQ; encoded by the coding sequence ATGACCAAAATTGTTGAAATCAGCGCATTAGAAGTGCTTGATTCCCGCGGCAACCCTACCGTTCAGGCGATGGTTCGCCTGGAAAGTGGCGCCGTAGGTGAGGCATGTGCGCCAAGCGGTGCTTCTACAGGCTCCCGCGAAGCGCTTGAGCTGCGCGATGGCGACAAGACACGCTACCTCGGCAAAGGCGTTTTAAAAGCCGTTGAGGCAGTGAATGGCAAAATCAGTGGTGCGTTGTTAGGAATGGATGCGCGTGATCAGCGTGGGTTGGACGACGCAATGCTAGCCCTGGATGGCACTGAAAATAAGGCTAATCTGGGTGCGAACGCCATCCTAGCAGTGTCGCTGGCTGCCGCTAAAGCTGCTGCCAACGCTAAAGGTGTGCCGCTATATGCGCACATTGCTGAGCTTTATGGCCAGCCGGGTCAGTACAGCATGCCGGTACCGATGATGAACATTCTTAACGGTGGCGAGCACGCGGATAATAATGTTGATATCCAGGAATTCATGGTACAGCCTGTAGGCGCTGCAAACTTCCGTGAAGGCCTACGGATGGGCGCGGAAATTTTTCACGCGTTAAAAAAAGTACTGTCTGCTAAAGGCCTTTCTACGTCCGTGGGTGACGAAGGCGGATTTGCCCCTAACTTGGCATCTAACGCAGATGCCCTGGCGATCATTAAGCAAGCTGTTGCTGATGCCGGTTATGCACTGGGTAAAGACGTTACCTTGGCGCTAGACTGTGCCTCTTCCGAATTCTATAAAGATGGCCAGTACAACCTTTCCGGCGAAGGTAAAAGTTACGATGCCGAAGGGTTTGCCGATTACCTGGCGGGCCTCTGTGCTGATTATCCGATCGTTTCCATCGAAGATGGTATGGATGAATCAGACTGGGCGGGCTGGAAAGCACTGACTGACAAGCTAGGCGACAAAGTACAGCTGGTTGGCGACGATCTGTTTGTTACCAATACCAAGATTCTTAAGCGTGGTATCGACGAGCAAATTGGTAATTCAATTCTGATCAAATTTAACCAGATTGGCTCGCTGTCTGAAACACTGGATGCGATCAAAATGGCCCAGGACGCTGGTTTTACCGCGGTTATTTCACACCGTAGCGGTGAAACTGAAGATACGACGATTGCTGATTTGGCAGTGGGTACCTGTGCCGGTCAAATTAAAACGGGCTCCCTGTGTCGTTCCGACCGTGTAGCGAAATACAACCGTTTGCTCGTCATCGAAGCGGAATTGGGCGATGTGACTTACCCAGGCTTGAAAGCCATTAAAGGGCAGTAA
- a CDS encoding CinA family protein produces MAPSVSSLKNLDLSLLAQRLGRLCQQLGVEVSTAESCTGGGIASAITSVAGSSAYFTAGYVTYSNAAKTRMLNVPEAVIEAHGAVSEQVVNAMVEGACLASGADLAVAVSGVAGPDGGSQEKPVGTVWLSWGSTESQQAMCFHFHGDRQAVREQAVREALAGLVARLMAQAKGSEKK; encoded by the coding sequence ATGGCACCTAGCGTTTCAAGCCTGAAGAATCTTGACTTATCACTGCTTGCTCAGCGGTTGGGAAGGCTGTGCCAGCAGCTTGGGGTTGAAGTTTCTACGGCAGAGTCCTGCACAGGCGGCGGTATTGCCAGTGCAATTACTTCTGTCGCGGGTAGCTCCGCGTATTTTACAGCAGGCTACGTAACCTACTCCAATGCCGCTAAAACGCGTATGTTGAATGTGCCTGAAGCAGTTATCGAAGCCCATGGCGCGGTCAGCGAGCAGGTAGTTAATGCAATGGTTGAAGGTGCCTGCTTAGCCAGTGGGGCTGACTTAGCGGTTGCAGTCAGTGGGGTGGCAGGTCCTGATGGCGGCAGTCAAGAAAAACCTGTGGGAACCGTATGGCTTTCCTGGGGCAGTACAGAAAGCCAGCAGGCGATGTGTTTCCACTTTCACGGCGACCGACAGGCGGTACGCGAACAAGCTGTACGCGAAGCGTTGGCAGGGTTAGTTGCGCGTTTGATGGCTCAGGCGAAAGGTAGTGAAAAGAAATAA